Proteins encoded by one window of Conger conger chromosome 1, fConCon1.1, whole genome shotgun sequence:
- the LOC133130793 gene encoding zymogen granule membrane protein 16-like → MISIFIFCLCCLTAGARNLPYHFSGAVGRGSGTSFTSDPPNTGTGRITGVKVWELNNGYIRGLQIKHDYDWGELFGRNTDIEHEFILFEHEVIVQVSGKYNPGNWIYLLTFGTNWGRTFTVGQASGISFNFFQAYPLQELVMVSGRFDNNGLSSIAAHWGVLDLGSTGKNESGVAHH, encoded by the exons ATGATCTCTATCTTCATCTTCTGTCTTTGCTGTCTCACAGCTGGGGCTAGGA ACCTACCATACCACTTCTCAGGAGCAGTAGGCAGGGGCAGTGGTACTTCTTTTACATCTGATCCGCCTAACACTGGGACTGGGCGTATCACTGGAGTCAAAGTGTGGGAGCTCAACAACGGCTACATCAGGGG AttgcaaataaaacatgactACGACTGGGGAGAGCTCTTTGGCCGGAATACAGATATAGAACATGAATTTATCCTATTTGAGCATGAGGTCATTGTGCAGGTTTCAGGGAAATACAATCCAGGGAACTGGATCTACCTGCTGACCTTTGGCACAAACTGGGGGCGCACTTTCACAGTTGGCCAGGCCTCTGGCATTTCCTTCAACTTCTTTCAAGCTTATCCTCTTCAGGAGCTTGTAATGGTCAGTGGACGGTTCGATAATAATGGTCTCTCCTCCATTGCTGCACATTGGGGAGTATTGGACCTGGGCTCCACGGGTAAAAATGAGTCAGGTGTAGCCCACcactaa